In Sphingopyxis sp. 113P3, one DNA window encodes the following:
- a CDS encoding GlsB/YeaQ/YmgE family stress response membrane protein has product MTWIIAIIMGGIIGWLASIVMRTDAQQGIFLNIVVGCLGSILGRFLFGRFLGGGHLRGDAFDPMTLLTAFIGAVILLAIVNLVRRGRVR; this is encoded by the coding sequence ATGACTTGGATTATCGCAATCATCATGGGCGGTATCATCGGCTGGCTGGCGAGCATCGTCATGCGCACCGATGCGCAGCAAGGGATATTCCTCAACATCGTCGTCGGTTGTTTGGGATCGATCCTTGGCCGATTCCTGTTCGGTCGCTTTCTGGGCGGCGGCCATCTGCGCGGCGACGCATTCGACCCGATGACACTGCTCACGGCATTCATCGGTGCGGTGATCCTGCTCGCCATTGTCAATCTCGTCCGCCGCGGACGCGTGCGCTGA
- a CDS encoding efflux RND transporter periplasmic adaptor subunit → MNYERKVESMDSLAGSAQEFYEEADDRRNRKRLIIAVVLIVLVLAAAWYGFSATKSGDPAAGDGAAASTPTVTVMIPGMQSVQAAISANGTIAARREMPVGVAGEGGQVVSVLVEPGQWVGAGQTLAIIDRSVQAQQAESLAASIRVAQADADLAEAELKRAEALVSRGFISKADMDRKRATRDAAQARVRVAQAQYREAVARNSRLNIVAPAAGLVLTREVEPGQIVGAGSGVLFRMAKGGEMEMLAQLAEADLQRVSVGTRATVTPVGTDLKIEGQIWQESPVINPETRQGTVRIALPYSAALRPGGFADARLVSGTGQAPLLPESAVLSGPQGNYVLIVDKNNQVQRRAVKVGTVTDGGVSIASGLTGNERVVVLAGAFLNPGDKVKPVLQKSSQ, encoded by the coding sequence GTGAACTACGAGCGGAAAGTGGAATCGATGGACAGCTTGGCGGGCTCGGCGCAGGAATTTTACGAAGAGGCGGACGATCGCCGAAATCGCAAGCGTCTGATCATCGCCGTCGTCCTCATCGTGCTGGTGTTGGCGGCCGCCTGGTATGGTTTTTCGGCGACCAAAAGCGGCGACCCGGCTGCGGGGGACGGCGCTGCTGCCAGCACCCCGACCGTTACCGTCATGATACCGGGCATGCAGTCGGTGCAGGCGGCCATTTCGGCCAATGGCACAATCGCCGCACGGCGCGAAATGCCGGTCGGCGTCGCGGGTGAGGGCGGCCAGGTGGTGAGCGTCCTCGTCGAGCCGGGCCAATGGGTTGGCGCTGGCCAGACGCTCGCGATCATTGACCGCTCGGTCCAGGCCCAGCAGGCGGAGAGCCTTGCGGCGTCGATCCGCGTGGCGCAGGCCGATGCCGATCTCGCCGAGGCCGAGCTCAAGCGCGCCGAGGCGCTTGTGTCACGGGGCTTCATCTCCAAGGCCGACATGGATCGCAAGCGCGCGACGCGCGATGCTGCGCAGGCGCGCGTCCGCGTCGCGCAGGCGCAGTATCGCGAGGCGGTGGCACGGAACAGCCGGTTGAACATTGTCGCGCCCGCCGCCGGACTCGTGCTGACGCGCGAGGTTGAGCCCGGCCAGATTGTCGGCGCGGGCAGCGGGGTCCTGTTCCGCATGGCGAAGGGCGGGGAGATGGAAATGCTCGCGCAGCTCGCCGAAGCGGACCTGCAGCGCGTGTCTGTCGGCACCCGCGCAACGGTGACGCCGGTCGGAACCGATCTCAAGATCGAGGGACAGATCTGGCAGGAATCGCCCGTCATAAATCCCGAGACCCGGCAGGGAACCGTGCGTATCGCGCTGCCTTACAGCGCCGCGCTGCGTCCGGGCGGCTTTGCCGACGCACGTCTCGTCTCGGGGACCGGCCAGGCGCCGCTGCTTCCCGAAAGCGCGGTCCTGAGCGGCCCTCAGGGCAATTACGTGCTGATCGTCGACAAGAACAACCAGGTTCAGCGCCGGGCGGTGAAGGTCGGCACCGTCACCGACGGTGGTGTCTCGATCGCGTCGGGACTGACAGGCAACGAGCGCGTGGTCGTGCTCGCGGGCGCCTTCCTCAATCCCGGCGACAAGGTCAAGCCGGTCCTCCAGAAATCGTCGCAATAA